One part of the Nymphaea colorata isolate Beijing-Zhang1983 chromosome 8, ASM883128v2, whole genome shotgun sequence genome encodes these proteins:
- the LOC116258317 gene encoding protein EXORDIUM-like — translation MARNAIILLFLFSVSLFSASIATEKVAALVQEQPLTLQYHDGPLLFGRITVNLIWYGRFSPSQRAILSDLVASLAAPSPSVFFSSHHAPSVASWWKTTEKYRTRRTPRLQLVQGRQLVDEDYSLGKSLTSEQIVELASKGPNSNAVNVVLTAADVAVEGFCMSRCGTHGWSRAKGQRGKFAYLWVGNSETQCPGMCAWPFHQPIYGPQTPPLVAPNADVGVDGMVINVASLLAGAATNPFGNGYFQGPSTAPLEAATACPGIYGSGAFPGYAGNLLVEPTTGGSYNAEGANGRKFLLPALWDPSTSSCSTLV, via the coding sequence TCTCCGTTTCTCTCTTCAGCGCATCGATTGCGACGGAGAAAGTAGCGGCGCTGGTGCAGGAGCAGCCGCTGACTCTCCAGTATCACGACGGCCCCCTCCTCTTCGGCCGCATCACCGTCAACCTCATCTGGTATGGCCGCTTCTCCCCCTCCCAGCGCGCCATCCTCTCCGACCTTGTCGCCTCTCTCGCCGCCCCCTCCCCTTCGGTCTTCTTCTCTTCCCACCACGCCCCTTCCGTCGCCTCCTGGTGGAAGACTACCGAGAAGTACCGGACCCGCCGCACCCCGCGTCTCCAGCTGGTTCAGGGCCGGCAGCTCGTCGATGAGGACTACTCCCTGGGCAAGTCGCTGACATCGGAACAGATCGTGGAGCTGGCGTCGAAGGGGCCCAACTCCAACGCCGTCAACGTGGTGCTGACCGCCGCCGACGTGGCGGTAGAGGGGTTCTGTATGAGCCGTTGCGGGACGCACGGGTGGTCGAGGGCGAAGGGGCAGCGCGGAAAGTTCGCGTACCTGTGGGTGGGGAACTCGGAGACGCAGTGCCCCGGGATGTGCGCCTGGCCTTTCCACCAACCGATCTACGGCCCCCAGACGCCACCGCTTGTGGCGCCCAACGCCGACGTCGGCGTCGATGGCATGGTGATCAACGTGGCGTCGTTGCTGGCCGGCGCGGCGACCAACCCATTCGGCAATGGCTACTTCCAGGGTCCATCGACGGCCCCGCTCGAGGCCGCGACCGCCTGCCCTGGGATCTACGGCAGCGGCGCTTTCCCGGGGTACGCCGGAAACCTCCTTGTCGAACCCACCACCGGTGGGAGTTACAATGCTGAGGGAGCTAATGGGAGGAAGTTCCTGCTTCCTGCCCTGTGGGACCCGTCCACCTCTTCGTGTTCGACTCTCGTGTAG